A genomic segment from Phragmites australis chromosome 6, lpPhrAust1.1, whole genome shotgun sequence encodes:
- the LOC133922735 gene encoding probable polygalacturonase At1g80170, with amino-acid sequence MGAGTGRSTRTMLFVVLVFAAVARTAVVGSVGGDGGGAGTEDAERFLRLWTDGGGEAVDDLLEGDEEDDDMQEDDDEQILMWGRGPGRSPTARNVVNVDSFGVAGDGNADDTEAFLSAWKMACSLDNAVFLVPGGRRYKVGASKFMGPCKERMIIQIQGTIVAPEEPSEWDPRSPRLWLLFSGLADARIQGGGVIDGSGSKWWANSCKINKSNPCKPAPTAVTIDSCRGVRVRSLRVQNAQQMHFTVSRSRDVRVAGVRIEAPEDSPNTDGIHVAESTAVTIQSCRIATGDDCISVVNGSFNIRMKNIDCGPGHGISIGSLGKDNTFAAVENVALDTARISRAQNGVRIKTWQGGAGYVRNVLFSNVVVDDVDHPIIIDQFYCDSRNPCHNQTSNVKVSKVVYRHIRGTSRRAEAIKFACSDAVPCSEIVLSDINLLLGDGGGGGAGEVQAVCNCAMGFNDGRVFPAADCLRSSTCGGAPDDHTDEDDDQGKVETKETTILHTEL; translated from the exons ATGGGAGCAGGGACAGGAAGAAGCACTAGAACCATGCTGTTCGTGGTGCTGGTGTTCGCGGCCGTGGCGAGGACGGCGGTGGTGGGCAGcgtcggcggcgatggcggtggcGCTGGAACTGAGGATGCAGAGAGGTTCTTGAGGCTGTGGACAGACGGAGGTGGAGAAGCGGTGGATGATCTCTTGGAGGGggatgaggaagatgatgatATGCAGGAGGATGACGACGAACAAATCTTGATGTGGGGGAGGGGGCCCGGCCGGTCGCCGACGGCGAGGAACGTGGTGAACGTCGACAGCTTCGGCGTAGCGGGGGACGGCAACGCCGACGACACCGAG GCATTCTTGAGCGCTTGGAAGATGGCGTGTTCTCTGGACAACGCGGTGTTCTTGGTGCCCGGCGGCCGCCGCTACAAGGTCGGCGCGAGCAAGTTCATGGGGCCGTGCAAGGAGAGGATGATCATCCAG ATTCAGGGGACAATCGTGGCGCCGGAGGAGCCGTCGGAGTGGGACCCTCGGAGCCCGCGGCTGTGGCTGCTATTCTCGGGGCTCGCCGACGCCCGCATCCAGGGCGGTGGCGTCATCGACGGCTCCGGTTCCAAGTGGTGGGCCAATTCCTGCAAGATCAACAAGTCCAAC CCCTGCAAACCTGCTCCAACG GCCGTGACGATCGACTCGTGCAGGGGCGTGCGGGTGCGGAGCCTGCGCGTGCAGAACGCGCAGCAGATGCACTTCACGGTGTCCAGGTCGCGGGACGTGCGCGTCGCCGGGGTGCGCATCGAGGCGCCGGAGGACAGCCCCAACACCGACGGCATCCACGTCGCCGAGTCCACCGCCGTCACCATCCAGAGCTGCCGCATCGCCACCGGGGACGACTGCATCTCCGTCGTGAACGGGAGCTTCAACATCCGGATGAAGAACATCGACTGCGGCCCAGGCCACGGCATCAG CATCGGGAGCCTGGGGAAGGACAACACGTTCGCGGCGGTGGAGAACGTGGCGCTGGACACGGCGAGGATCAGCCGGGCGCAGAACGGCGTCCGGATCAAGACGTGGCAGGGCGGCGCCGGCTACGTCCGGAACGTGCTCTTCTCCAACGTCGTCGTCGACGACGTGGACCACCCCATCATCATCGACCAGTTCTACTGCGACTCCAGGAACCCTTGCCACAACCAG ACGTCGAACGTGAAGGTGAGCAAAGTGGTGTACCGCCACATCCGCGGCACGTCGCGGCGCGCGGAGGCGATCAAGTTCGCGTGCAGCGACGCCGTGCCCTGCAGCGAGATCGTGCTCAGCGACATCAACCTGctgctcggcgacggcggcggcggcggcgcgggcgaggTGCAGGCCGTCTGCAACTGCGCCATGGGCTTCAACGACGGCCGCGTTTTCCCCGCCGCCGACTGCCTCAGGAGCAGCACCTGCGGCGGCGCGCCCGATGACCACaccgacgaggacgacgaccagGGGAAAGTCGAGACCAAGGAGACGACCATCCTGCACACCGAGCTGTGA
- the LOC133922737 gene encoding probable pyridoxal 5'-phosphate synthase subunit PDX2, with protein MAVVGVLALQGSYNEHMAALRRIGVRGVEVRKPEQLLGIDSLIIPGGESTTMAKLANYHNLFPALREFVGGGKPVWGTCAGLIFLAKKAVGQKTGGQELVGGLDCTVHRNFFGSQLQSFETELSVPKLAEKEGGNDTCRGVFIRAPAILEVGSDVEILADCPVPTDRPSITISSGEGAEEVVYSKDRVIVAVRQGNILATAFHPELTSDSRWHRFFLDMDKESHAKAFSALSLSTSSRDAEDMPKNKPLDLPIFE; from the exons ATGGCGGTGGTGGGCGTCCTCGCGCTGCAGGGCTCCTACAACGAGCACATGGCCG cGCTGAGGAGGATCGGGGTGAGGGGGGTGGAGGTGCGCAAGCCGGAGCAGCTCCTCGGCATCGACTCGCTCATCATCCCCGGCGGCGAGAGCACCACCATGGCCAAGCTCGCCAACTACCACAACCTG TTTCCTGCACTTCGAGAGTTTGTGGGTGGAGGAAAGCCTGTCTGGGGAACCTGTGCTGGGCTCATCTTTCTTGCAAAAAAAGCAGTAG GGCAAAAAACAGGAGGCCAGGAACTTGTTGGAGGATTAGATTGTACTGTACACCGTAACTTTTTTGGGAGCCAG CTTCAAAGCTTCGAGACAGAGCTTTCTGTGCCAAAGCTTGcggagaaggaaggagggaaTGATACATGCCGCGGTGTATTTATTCGTGCACCTGCCATATTGGAAGTAGGTTCAGATGTTGAAATATTGGCTGATTGCCCTGTTCCCACCGACAGACCCAGCATCACAATATCATCTGGGGAGGGTGCTGAG GAAGTAGTGTATTCCAAAGATCGAGTGATTGTTGCAGTACGGCAAGGGAACATCCTTGCCACCGCTTTCCACCCAGAATTGACATCAGACTCTAGATG GCATCGCTTCTTCTTGGACATGGATAAAGAATCTCATGCGAAGGCCTTCTCTGCGCTATCGTTATCGACATCTTCAAGAGATGCAGAAGACATGCCAAAGAATAAGCCTCTTGATCTGCCCATTTTTGAGTAA
- the LOC133922738 gene encoding upstream activation factor subunit UAF30-like, with translation MAALARVFSGSRFLTSSAATGAKKSVGVAAGAQVTKADATAAKAKRGIMQPVPVSDALRKFAGGTPEVSRAGAVKLVWAHIKAHGLQNPANKREINCDEKLKSLFGGRDKIGMMEVTKLLSPHFVKN, from the exons ATGGCGGCGTTGGCTAGGGTTTTCAGCGGGTCCCGGTTCCTCACGTCCTCGGCGGCGACGGGAGCCAAGAAGTCCGTTGGGGTGGCCGCGGGGGCGCAGGTGACCAAGGCGGATGCGACGGCGGCGAAGGCGAAACGCGGGATCATGCAGCCGGTGCCGGTATCCGACGCGCTGCGCAAGTTCGCCGGCGGCACCCCCGAGGTCtcccgcgccggcgccgtcaAGCTCGTCTGGGCCCACATCAAGGCCCATGGCCTCCAG AACCCAGCAAACAAAAGGGAGATCAACTGTGATGAGAAGCTCAAAAGCTTATTTGGTGGGAGGGATAAGATTGGGATGATGGAGGTCACCAAGTTACTGAGCCCTCACTTCGTGAAGAACTAA
- the LOC133922736 gene encoding uncharacterized protein LOC133922736 isoform X2 codes for MAQGLGNNTGDYARLAATLRDDHGLPAAVVARVARPDWLRNAAGLVDANYWRGTLRPRPVLDWYLKRVDEAVSQARELCAPDGKISLIGHSAGGWLARVYMEEFEASDISLLLTLGTPHLPPPKGVPGVIDQTRGLLNYVEKNCAPAVYTPELRYVCIAGRYIQGASLLGNSAVSPDEILAVDTASDVGEAVTIGTNDNSTPSGATWRARFIGQGYKQVCGRADVWGDGVVPEMSAHLEGALNISFDGVYHSPVGSDDEQRPWYGSPAILKQWMRHLLS; via the exons A TGGCGCAGGGCCTCGGGAACAACACGGGCGACTACGCGCGGCTCGCGGCGACGCTGCGGGACGACCACGGCCTCCCGGCGGCCGTCGTGGCGCGGGTCGCTAGGCCCGACTGGCTCCGCAACGCCGCCGGCCTCGTCGACGCCAACTACTGGCGGGGCACACTCCGTCCCCGCCCCGTCCTCGATTG GTACCTGAAAAGGGTGGACGAAGCGGTGTCTCAAGCGAGGGAACTGTGCGCTCCAG ACGGCAAGATATCACTGATAGGGCATTCAGCCGGGGGCTGGCTTGCGCGTGTGTACATGGAAGAATTTGAGGCTTCTGACATAAGTTTACTGCTCACACTCGGCACGCCTCACTT GCCTCCTCCAAAGGGCGTACCTGGGGTAATTGACCAGACAAGAGGACTACTGAACTACGTCGAGAAGAACTGCGCTCCAGCAGTTTATACACCCGAACTGAGATATGTGTGCATTGCTGGAAGGTAC ATTCAAGGTGCTTCTCTTCTGGGGAACTCTGCAGTCTCTCCAGATGAGATTCTTGCAGTGGACACTGCTTCAGATGTAGGTGAAGCTGTTACGATCGGTACCAATGACAATTCTACTCCATCAGGCGCCACATGGAGAGCCCGATTCATCGGACAAGGGTACAAACAG GTTTGTGGCCGTGCGGATGTGTGGGGCGATGGTGTTGTACCAGAAATGTCAGCACATCTTGAAGGTGCACTGAATATAAGCTTCGACGGCGTTTACCACTCTCCTGTGGGTTCTGATGATGAACAGAGGCCCTGGTATGGCTCTCCGGCAATCCTCAAGCAGTGGATGCGTCATCTTCTCAGTTGA
- the LOC133922736 gene encoding uncharacterized protein LOC133922736 isoform X1, with amino-acid sequence MTMLSLLPPPRATAPDAGATVASPRPAVILPGLGNNTGDYARLAATLRDDHGLPAAVVARVARPDWLRNAAGLVDANYWRGTLRPRPVLDWYLKRVDEAVSQARELCAPDGKISLIGHSAGGWLARVYMEEFEASDISLLLTLGTPHLPPPKGVPGVIDQTRGLLNYVEKNCAPAVYTPELRYVCIAGRYIQGASLLGNSAVSPDEILAVDTASDVGEAVTIGTNDNSTPSGATWRARFIGQGYKQVCGRADVWGDGVVPEMSAHLEGALNISFDGVYHSPVGSDDEQRPWYGSPAILKQWMRHLLS; translated from the exons ATGACCATGCTCTCGCTCCTCCCGCCTCCGCGCGCCACCGCCCCCGACGCCGGCGCCACGGTGGCTTCCCCGCGCCCGGCCGTCATCCTCCCA GGCCTCGGGAACAACACGGGCGACTACGCGCGGCTCGCGGCGACGCTGCGGGACGACCACGGCCTCCCGGCGGCCGTCGTGGCGCGGGTCGCTAGGCCCGACTGGCTCCGCAACGCCGCCGGCCTCGTCGACGCCAACTACTGGCGGGGCACACTCCGTCCCCGCCCCGTCCTCGATTG GTACCTGAAAAGGGTGGACGAAGCGGTGTCTCAAGCGAGGGAACTGTGCGCTCCAG ACGGCAAGATATCACTGATAGGGCATTCAGCCGGGGGCTGGCTTGCGCGTGTGTACATGGAAGAATTTGAGGCTTCTGACATAAGTTTACTGCTCACACTCGGCACGCCTCACTT GCCTCCTCCAAAGGGCGTACCTGGGGTAATTGACCAGACAAGAGGACTACTGAACTACGTCGAGAAGAACTGCGCTCCAGCAGTTTATACACCCGAACTGAGATATGTGTGCATTGCTGGAAGGTAC ATTCAAGGTGCTTCTCTTCTGGGGAACTCTGCAGTCTCTCCAGATGAGATTCTTGCAGTGGACACTGCTTCAGATGTAGGTGAAGCTGTTACGATCGGTACCAATGACAATTCTACTCCATCAGGCGCCACATGGAGAGCCCGATTCATCGGACAAGGGTACAAACAG GTTTGTGGCCGTGCGGATGTGTGGGGCGATGGTGTTGTACCAGAAATGTCAGCACATCTTGAAGGTGCACTGAATATAAGCTTCGACGGCGTTTACCACTCTCCTGTGGGTTCTGATGATGAACAGAGGCCCTGGTATGGCTCTCCGGCAATCCTCAAGCAGTGGATGCGTCATCTTCTCAGTTGA
- the LOC133920719 gene encoding protein RESPONSE TO LOW SULFUR 1-like has protein sequence MAPAISIGIAMPASGGVKKRSVVGAAAEEAELLRRRNAELEREVAALRAELDAARRRAETAEEAEERLCVQLGEAEVDAVELARAYQDRVEELARELAAARAHSVPARSY, from the coding sequence ATGGCGCCCGCCATCTCCATCGGCATCGCCATGCCCGCGTCCGGCGGCGTCAAGAAGAGGAGCGTAGTTGGAGCGGCGGCCGAGGAGGCGGAGCTCCTGCGGCGGCGGAACGCCGAGCTGGAGCGGGAGGTGGCGGCGCTGCGCGCGGAGCTGgacgcggcgcggcggcgcgcggAGACGGCAGAGGAGGCCGAGGAGCGGCTCTGCGTGCAGCTGGGCGAGGCCGAGGTGGACGCCGTCGAGCTCGCGCGCGCCTACCAGGACCGCGTCGAGGAGCTCGCCAgggagctcgccgccgcgcgcgcgcacaGCGTCCCGGCCAGATCCTATTAA
- the LOC133922739 gene encoding beta-amylase 8-like isoform X1 gives MSMKYPHPPPRDEEATASPPPPPHRRPRGFASSTAPAHSAGATPPRRRGEREREREKERTKLRERHRRAITSRMLAGLRQHGNFPLPARADMNDVLAALARAAGWTVHPDGTTFRSSPQALSPPPQLGTFHVTSVETPTLTNTLNSYAIGTPLDSQASVLHTDDSLSPSSLDSVVVAEQSIKNENYGNSSSANSLHSMDNDQQLLRSSTVLAGDYTRTPYIPVYASLPMGIINSHCQLVEPEAVRTELRHLKSLNVDGVVVDCWWGIVEAWTPRKYEWSGYRDLFGIIKEFKLKVQVLLSFHGSGEAGSGDALISLPKWIMEIAKENQDIFFTDREGRRNTECLSWGIDKERVLRGRTGIEVYFDFMRSFHMEFRNLSEEGLISAIEIGLGASGELRYPSCPERMGWRYPGIGEFQCYDRYMQKNLRQSALSRGHLFWARGPDNAGYYNSRPHETGFFRDGGDYDSYYGRFFLKWYSGVLIDHVDQVLSLATLAFDGAEIVVKIPSIYWWYRTASHAAELTAGFYNPTNRDGYSPVFKMLKKHSVVLKLVCYGPEFTVQENDEASADPEGLTWQVMNVAWDHGLSLCIESALPCLDGEMYARILDTTKPRNDPDRHHASFFVYRLQHPLLQRDVCFSELCSFVKCMHGEAPQNGEG, from the exons ATGAGCATGAAGTACCCGCACCCACCGCCGCGGGACGAGGAGGCGACCGCCtcgcctcccccgccgccgcaccgCCGCCCGCGCGGCTtcgcctcctccaccgcccccGCCCACTCCGCCGGGGCGACTCCCCCGCGGCGGCGCGGAGAGCGGGAGCGCGAGAGGGAGAAGGAGCGCACGAAGCTGAGGGAGCGACACCGGCGCGCCATCACCAGCCGCATGCTCGCCGGGCTGCGGCAGCACGGCAACTTCCCGCTCCCCGCCCGCGCCGACATGAACGACGTCCTCGCCGCCCTCGCCCGCGCCGCCGGGTGGACCGTACACCCCGACGGCACCACCTTCCGCTCCTCGCCCCAAGCACTCTCCCCTCCTCCCCAGTTG GGAACGTTTCATGTTACTTCTGTGGAAACCCCAACATTGACGAACACTCTGAACAGTTATGCCATTGGAACACCATTAGATTCTCAGGCTTCTGTCCTACATACAGATGATAGTCTGTCACCATCGTCGTTGGACTCAGTTGTGGTGGCAGAGCAAAGCATAAAAAACGAGAACTACGGGAATTCAAGTTCGGCCAATTCTCTGCATAGTATGGACAATGATCAG CAGTTATTGAGATCATCAACAGTGCTGGCGGGTGATTACACCAGAACTCCATATATACCAGTCTATGCCTCTCTGCCT ATGGGTATTATCAATAGTCACTGCCAATTGGTTGAGCCAGAGGCTGTACGCACTGAACTAAGGCATCTGAAGTCTTTGAATGTGGATGGGGTTGTTGTTGATTGTTGGTGGGGGATTGTGGAAGCCTGGACTCCTCGCAAGTATGAGTGGTCTGGCTACAGGGACCTTTTTGGTATAATTAAAGAGTTCAAGCTGAAAGTTCAG GTtttattgtcatttcatgggtCTGGAGAGGCTGGATCTGGTGATGCTTTAATCTCTCTCCCAAAGTGGATCATGGAAATTGCAAAAGAGAACCAAGATATATTTTTCACGGATCGTGAAGGTAGGAGAAATACCGAATGCCTTTCCTGGGGAATTGACAAAGAACGGGTCCTTCGAGGGCGAACCGGCATTGAG GTCTATTTTGATTTCATGAGGAGCTTCCATATGGAATTCAGGAACTTATCTGAAGAGGGTCTTATTTCTGCTATCGAAATTGGATTGGGTGCTTCAGGGGAGCTAAGATACCCTTCATGCCCAGAAAGAATGGGATGGAGATATCCTGGTATTGGTGAGTTTCAG TGTTACGACAGGTACATGCAAAAGAACCTACGGCAATCAGCACTATCACGGGGACATTTGTTTTGGGCCCGTGGACCTGACAATGCTGGATATTATAATTCAAGACCACATGAAACTGGCTTTTTTCGTGACGGGGGAGATTATGACAGCTACTATGGAAGGTTTTTTCTTAAATGGTATTCTGGGGTCCTCATAGATCACGTGGATCAGGTGCTCTCGCTTGCTACTCTTGCATTTGATGGAGCGGAAATAGTTGTCAAG ATTCCCTCTATATATTGGTGGTACAGAACTGCAAGCCACGCTGCAGAGCTTACAGCAGGATTCTATAATCCTACAAACAGAGATGGATACTCTCCAGTTTTCAAAATGCTCAAGAAGCATTCTGTAGTTCTTAAGCTTGTTTGTTATGGACCAGAATTTACAGTTCAGGAGAATGATGAAGCATCTGCGGATCCAGAAGGTTTAACCTGGCAG GTAATGAATGTAGCATGGGACCATGGGCTGTCTCTATGTATAGAGAGCGCTCTTCCATGTCTTGATGGTGAGATGTACGCTCGGATCCTTGACACAACAAAGCCTAGGAATGATCCTGACCGTCATCACGCCTCATTCTTTGTGTACCGTCTGCAACATCCACTCCTGCAGAGAGACGTTTGCTTTTCAGAGCTTTGTAGCTTTGTCAAGTGTATGCACG GGGAGGCTCCCCAGAACGGAGAAGGTTGA
- the LOC133922739 gene encoding beta-amylase 8-like isoform X2 has protein sequence MSMKYPHPPPRDEEATASPPPPPHRRPRGFASSTAPAHSAGATPPRRRGEREREREKERTKLRERHRRAITSRMLAGLRQHGNFPLPARADMNDVLAALARAAGWTVHPDGTTFRSSPQALSPPPQLGTFHVTSVETPTLTNTLNSYAIGTPLDSQASVLHTDDSLSPSSLDSVVVAEQSIKNENYGNSSSANSLHSMDNDQLLRSSTVLAGDYTRTPYIPVYASLPMGIINSHCQLVEPEAVRTELRHLKSLNVDGVVVDCWWGIVEAWTPRKYEWSGYRDLFGIIKEFKLKVQVLLSFHGSGEAGSGDALISLPKWIMEIAKENQDIFFTDREGRRNTECLSWGIDKERVLRGRTGIEVYFDFMRSFHMEFRNLSEEGLISAIEIGLGASGELRYPSCPERMGWRYPGIGEFQCYDRYMQKNLRQSALSRGHLFWARGPDNAGYYNSRPHETGFFRDGGDYDSYYGRFFLKWYSGVLIDHVDQVLSLATLAFDGAEIVVKIPSIYWWYRTASHAAELTAGFYNPTNRDGYSPVFKMLKKHSVVLKLVCYGPEFTVQENDEASADPEGLTWQVMNVAWDHGLSLCIESALPCLDGEMYARILDTTKPRNDPDRHHASFFVYRLQHPLLQRDVCFSELCSFVKCMHGEAPQNGEG, from the exons ATGAGCATGAAGTACCCGCACCCACCGCCGCGGGACGAGGAGGCGACCGCCtcgcctcccccgccgccgcaccgCCGCCCGCGCGGCTtcgcctcctccaccgcccccGCCCACTCCGCCGGGGCGACTCCCCCGCGGCGGCGCGGAGAGCGGGAGCGCGAGAGGGAGAAGGAGCGCACGAAGCTGAGGGAGCGACACCGGCGCGCCATCACCAGCCGCATGCTCGCCGGGCTGCGGCAGCACGGCAACTTCCCGCTCCCCGCCCGCGCCGACATGAACGACGTCCTCGCCGCCCTCGCCCGCGCCGCCGGGTGGACCGTACACCCCGACGGCACCACCTTCCGCTCCTCGCCCCAAGCACTCTCCCCTCCTCCCCAGTTG GGAACGTTTCATGTTACTTCTGTGGAAACCCCAACATTGACGAACACTCTGAACAGTTATGCCATTGGAACACCATTAGATTCTCAGGCTTCTGTCCTACATACAGATGATAGTCTGTCACCATCGTCGTTGGACTCAGTTGTGGTGGCAGAGCAAAGCATAAAAAACGAGAACTACGGGAATTCAAGTTCGGCCAATTCTCTGCATAGTATGGACAATGATCAG TTATTGAGATCATCAACAGTGCTGGCGGGTGATTACACCAGAACTCCATATATACCAGTCTATGCCTCTCTGCCT ATGGGTATTATCAATAGTCACTGCCAATTGGTTGAGCCAGAGGCTGTACGCACTGAACTAAGGCATCTGAAGTCTTTGAATGTGGATGGGGTTGTTGTTGATTGTTGGTGGGGGATTGTGGAAGCCTGGACTCCTCGCAAGTATGAGTGGTCTGGCTACAGGGACCTTTTTGGTATAATTAAAGAGTTCAAGCTGAAAGTTCAG GTtttattgtcatttcatgggtCTGGAGAGGCTGGATCTGGTGATGCTTTAATCTCTCTCCCAAAGTGGATCATGGAAATTGCAAAAGAGAACCAAGATATATTTTTCACGGATCGTGAAGGTAGGAGAAATACCGAATGCCTTTCCTGGGGAATTGACAAAGAACGGGTCCTTCGAGGGCGAACCGGCATTGAG GTCTATTTTGATTTCATGAGGAGCTTCCATATGGAATTCAGGAACTTATCTGAAGAGGGTCTTATTTCTGCTATCGAAATTGGATTGGGTGCTTCAGGGGAGCTAAGATACCCTTCATGCCCAGAAAGAATGGGATGGAGATATCCTGGTATTGGTGAGTTTCAG TGTTACGACAGGTACATGCAAAAGAACCTACGGCAATCAGCACTATCACGGGGACATTTGTTTTGGGCCCGTGGACCTGACAATGCTGGATATTATAATTCAAGACCACATGAAACTGGCTTTTTTCGTGACGGGGGAGATTATGACAGCTACTATGGAAGGTTTTTTCTTAAATGGTATTCTGGGGTCCTCATAGATCACGTGGATCAGGTGCTCTCGCTTGCTACTCTTGCATTTGATGGAGCGGAAATAGTTGTCAAG ATTCCCTCTATATATTGGTGGTACAGAACTGCAAGCCACGCTGCAGAGCTTACAGCAGGATTCTATAATCCTACAAACAGAGATGGATACTCTCCAGTTTTCAAAATGCTCAAGAAGCATTCTGTAGTTCTTAAGCTTGTTTGTTATGGACCAGAATTTACAGTTCAGGAGAATGATGAAGCATCTGCGGATCCAGAAGGTTTAACCTGGCAG GTAATGAATGTAGCATGGGACCATGGGCTGTCTCTATGTATAGAGAGCGCTCTTCCATGTCTTGATGGTGAGATGTACGCTCGGATCCTTGACACAACAAAGCCTAGGAATGATCCTGACCGTCATCACGCCTCATTCTTTGTGTACCGTCTGCAACATCCACTCCTGCAGAGAGACGTTTGCTTTTCAGAGCTTTGTAGCTTTGTCAAGTGTATGCACG GGGAGGCTCCCCAGAACGGAGAAGGTTGA